A single genomic interval of Streptomyces graminofaciens harbors:
- a CDS encoding ABC transporter ATP-binding protein, with protein MLLEVRDLQVEFRTRDGVARAVNGVTYAVDEGETLAVLGESGSGKSVTAQAIMGILDIPPGRITGGEIFFQGQDLLKLKEDERRKIRGSEMAMIFQDALSSLNPVLSVGDQLGEMFVVHRGLSKKDARAKAVELMDRVRIPAAKQRVRDYPHQFSGGMRQRIMIAMALALEPSLIIADEPTTALDVTVQAQVMDLLAELQRELGMGLILITHDLGVVADVADRIAVMYAGRIVESAPVHDIYKAPAHPYTRGLLESIPRLDQKGQELYAIKGLPPNLMHIPPGCAFNPRCPMAQDVCRTDEPPLYEITPSDGERGSACHFWRECLHG; from the coding sequence ATGCTGCTCGAAGTGCGCGACCTCCAGGTGGAGTTCAGGACCCGGGACGGGGTCGCCCGGGCCGTCAACGGTGTCACCTACGCCGTGGACGAGGGCGAGACGCTCGCCGTGCTCGGCGAGTCCGGCTCCGGCAAGTCGGTCACCGCGCAGGCGATCATGGGCATCCTCGACATCCCGCCCGGGCGGATCACCGGTGGCGAGATCTTCTTCCAGGGCCAGGACCTGCTGAAGCTCAAGGAGGACGAGCGCAGGAAGATCCGGGGCTCCGAGATGGCGATGATCTTCCAGGACGCGCTGTCGTCCCTGAATCCGGTCCTCTCCGTCGGCGACCAGCTCGGCGAGATGTTCGTCGTGCACCGGGGCCTGTCCAAGAAGGACGCCCGCGCCAAGGCCGTAGAGCTGATGGACCGGGTCCGCATCCCGGCGGCCAAGCAGCGCGTCCGGGACTATCCGCACCAGTTCTCCGGCGGTATGCGCCAACGCATCATGATCGCCATGGCGCTGGCCCTGGAGCCCTCCCTGATCATCGCCGACGAACCGACGACGGCGCTGGACGTCACCGTCCAGGCCCAGGTCATGGACCTCCTCGCCGAGCTGCAGCGTGAGCTCGGCATGGGCCTCATCCTCATCACGCACGACCTCGGCGTGGTCGCCGACGTCGCCGACCGCATCGCCGTGATGTACGCGGGCCGCATCGTGGAGTCCGCCCCGGTCCACGACATCTACAAGGCGCCCGCCCACCCGTACACCCGAGGCCTGCTCGAATCGATCCCGCGCCTGGACCAGAAGGGCCAGGAGCTCTACGCCATCAAGGGTCTGCCGCCCAACCTGATGCACATTCCGCCCGGCTGCGCCTTCAACCCGCGCTGCCCGATGGCCCAGGACGTGTGCCGCACCGACGAACCGCCGCTGTACGAGATCACCCCGTCGGACGGGGAACGCGGGAGCGCCTGCCACTTCTGGAGGGAGTGCCTCCATGGCTGA
- a CDS encoding ABC transporter permease, which produces MGRYVIRRLLQMIPVFFGATLLIFLMVNVMGDPIAGLCGDRECDPATAAQLRKEFGLDKPVWQQYLTYMGNVFTGDFGTAFNGQEVTELMATAFPITIRLTIVAILFEVVIGITLGVVTGLRRGKPVDTGALLVTLVVISVPTFVTGLLLQLLLGVEWGWISPSVSSEAPFDELIVPGLVLASVSLAYVTRLTRTSIAENTRADYVRTAVAKGLPRHRVIRKHLLRNSLIPVVTFIGTDIGALMGGAIVTERIFNIHGVGYQLYQGILRQNTQTVVGFVTVLVLVFLVANLLVDLLYGVLDPRIRYA; this is translated from the coding sequence ATGGGACGGTATGTGATCCGGCGCCTGCTGCAGATGATCCCGGTCTTCTTCGGCGCCACACTGTTGATCTTCCTGATGGTGAACGTGATGGGCGACCCCATCGCCGGCCTGTGCGGCGACCGGGAGTGCGACCCCGCCACCGCCGCCCAACTGCGCAAGGAGTTCGGCCTCGACAAGCCGGTCTGGCAGCAATACCTGACCTACATGGGGAACGTCTTCACCGGCGACTTCGGCACCGCGTTCAACGGGCAGGAGGTCACCGAGCTGATGGCCACCGCCTTCCCGATCACCATCCGGCTGACGATCGTCGCGATCCTCTTCGAGGTCGTCATCGGCATCACGCTCGGCGTCGTCACCGGGCTGCGCCGGGGGAAGCCCGTCGACACCGGGGCCCTGCTGGTCACCCTCGTCGTCATCTCCGTCCCCACCTTCGTCACCGGTCTGCTGCTCCAGCTGCTGCTCGGCGTCGAGTGGGGCTGGATCAGCCCGTCGGTCTCCTCCGAGGCACCCTTCGACGAGCTGATCGTCCCCGGGCTCGTCCTCGCCTCCGTCTCCCTCGCCTATGTGACCCGGCTGACCCGTACCTCCATCGCGGAGAACACCCGCGCCGACTACGTACGCACCGCCGTCGCCAAGGGACTTCCCCGGCACCGCGTGATCCGCAAGCACCTGCTGCGCAACTCCCTGATCCCCGTGGTCACGTTCATCGGCACGGACATCGGCGCGCTGATGGGCGGCGCGATCGTCACCGAACGGATCTTCAACATCCACGGCGTCGGCTACCAGCTCTACCAGGGCATCCTCCGGCAGAACACCCAGACCGTCGTCGGCTTCGTGACCGTCCTCGTGCTGGTCTTCCTGGTCGCCAACCTGCTCGTCGACCTCCTCTACGGCGTACTCGACCCGAGGATCCGCTATGCCTGA
- the mshB gene encoding N-acetyl-1-D-myo-inositol-2-amino-2-deoxy-alpha-D-glucopyranoside deacetylase, with the protein MTDLPARRLLLVHAHPDDESINNGATMARYAAEGARVTLVTCTLGEEGEVIPPRLAHMAPDRDDTLGPHRVGELAEAMKELGVTDHRFLGGPGRFRDSGMMGVEQNERPGAFWSADVDEAAALLVEIIREVRPQVLVTYDPNGGYGHPDHIQAHRVAMRAADLSPDPDFRPDLGEPWEIAKVYWNRVPRGAALEGFARLRRDLAEPGKLPFGRAASITEVPGVVDDHVITTEIDGSGFASAKAAAMRAHATQIEVHEPYFALSNELAQPLLVDECYELVRGRREGGGRESDLFDGIPGTSEGIPGSSEDLPGTSEGLRGTSEENSGTSFEGAQNGTGL; encoded by the coding sequence ATGACGGATCTGCCCGCCCGCCGACTGCTCCTCGTCCACGCCCACCCGGACGATGAGTCGATCAACAACGGCGCGACCATGGCCAGGTACGCGGCCGAGGGCGCCCGGGTGACGCTGGTGACCTGCACCCTCGGCGAGGAGGGCGAGGTCATCCCGCCCCGTCTCGCGCACATGGCGCCCGACCGCGACGACACTCTGGGCCCGCACCGCGTGGGCGAGCTGGCCGAGGCGATGAAGGAACTCGGCGTCACCGACCACCGCTTTCTCGGCGGCCCCGGCCGCTTCCGCGACTCCGGAATGATGGGCGTCGAGCAGAACGAGCGCCCCGGCGCCTTCTGGTCCGCCGACGTCGACGAGGCCGCCGCCCTCCTGGTCGAGATCATCCGCGAGGTGCGCCCCCAGGTCCTGGTCACCTACGACCCCAACGGCGGCTACGGCCACCCCGACCATATCCAGGCCCACCGCGTCGCCATGCGCGCCGCCGACCTGAGCCCGGACCCGGACTTCCGCCCCGACCTGGGCGAACCCTGGGAGATCGCCAAGGTCTACTGGAACCGTGTGCCCCGGGGCGCCGCCCTGGAGGGCTTCGCCCGGCTGCGCCGCGACCTCGCCGAGCCCGGAAAGCTCCCCTTCGGGCGGGCCGCGTCCATCACCGAGGTCCCCGGAGTGGTCGACGACCATGTGATCACCACCGAGATCGACGGCTCCGGCTTCGCTTCCGCGAAGGCCGCCGCGATGCGGGCGCACGCCACCCAGATCGAGGTCCACGAGCCCTACTTCGCCCTCTCCAACGAGCTGGCCCAGCCCCTCCTCGTCGACGAGTGCTACGAGTTGGTGCGCGGCCGGCGCGAAGGGGGCGGCCGGGAGAGCGACTTGTTCGACGGGATCCCCGGCACGTCCGAGGGGATTCCCGGCTCGTCCGAGGATCTTCCCGGCACGTCCGAGGGACTTCGCGGCACCTCCGAGGAAAATTCCGGCACTTCTTTCGAGGGCGCTCAGAACGGAACGGGCCTGTGA
- a CDS encoding peptide ABC transporter substrate-binding protein, with protein MRRAMRGRWVACAAAVALVATACGGGDDSGGGGGGDSGAVLSSSWGDPQNPLEPANTNEVQGGKVLSMLFRGLKQYDPKTGQAKDMLAEKIETTDSQNFTITVRDGWTFSNGEKVTAKSFVDAWNYGASLKNNQKNAYFFEYIDGYDKTHPDDGSQQSAQTLAGLKVVDDKTFTVKLKQKFSTFPDTLGYAAFSPLPQTFFDDHSAWLSKPVGNGPYTVDSYTKGSQLSLRKWDDYPGDDKAQNGGVDLKVYTDNNTAYTDLMAGNLDLVDDVPAAQLKNVQNDLGDRYINTPAGIIQTLAFPFYDKKWDKAGMEKVREGLSRAIDRDQITETIFVKTRTPATDWTSPVLGGDGGYKEGLCGDACEYDPDEAKKLIEEGGGLPGGQVKISYNADTGSHKQWVDAVCNSVNNALDNEKACVGNPVGTFADFRNQITQQKISGPFRAGWQMDYPLIQNFLQPLYYTNASSNDGKWSNADFDKLVDEANAEEDTGTAVEKFQQAEEVVRDNMAAIPLWYQNGSAGYSARLSEVTLNPFSVPVYDQIKVG; from the coding sequence ATGCGTCGAGCCATGCGCGGCAGATGGGTCGCTTGCGCGGCGGCGGTAGCTCTCGTGGCGACGGCCTGCGGTGGTGGGGACGACAGCGGCGGCGGTGGCGGTGGCGACAGTGGCGCGGTGCTCAGTTCCTCCTGGGGAGACCCGCAGAACCCGCTGGAGCCGGCCAACACCAACGAGGTACAGGGCGGCAAGGTGCTGTCCATGCTCTTCCGGGGGCTGAAGCAGTACGACCCGAAGACCGGCCAGGCCAAGGACATGCTCGCCGAGAAGATCGAGACGACCGACTCGCAGAACTTCACCATCACGGTCAGGGACGGCTGGACCTTCAGCAACGGCGAGAAGGTCACCGCCAAGTCGTTCGTCGACGCCTGGAACTACGGGGCGAGCCTCAAGAACAACCAGAAGAACGCGTACTTCTTCGAGTACATCGACGGCTACGACAAGACGCACCCGGACGACGGAAGCCAGCAGTCCGCCCAGACGCTGGCCGGGCTGAAGGTCGTCGACGACAAGACCTTCACCGTCAAGCTGAAGCAGAAGTTCTCGACCTTCCCCGACACCCTCGGCTACGCGGCCTTCTCCCCGCTGCCGCAGACGTTCTTCGACGACCACTCCGCATGGCTGAGCAAGCCCGTCGGCAACGGCCCGTACACCGTCGACTCGTACACCAAGGGCTCGCAGCTCTCCCTCAGGAAGTGGGACGACTATCCGGGGGACGACAAGGCGCAGAACGGCGGCGTGGACCTCAAGGTCTACACCGACAACAACACCGCCTACACCGACCTGATGGCCGGCAACCTCGACCTCGTCGACGACGTCCCCGCCGCGCAGCTCAAGAACGTCCAGAACGACCTCGGCGACCGCTACATCAACACCCCGGCCGGCATCATCCAGACCCTCGCCTTCCCGTTCTACGACAAGAAATGGGACAAGGCCGGAATGGAGAAGGTCCGCGAGGGGCTGTCCCGGGCGATCGACCGCGACCAGATCACCGAGACCATCTTCGTGAAGACCCGCACCCCCGCCACCGACTGGACCTCGCCCGTGCTCGGCGGGGACGGCGGCTACAAGGAGGGCCTGTGCGGTGACGCCTGCGAGTACGACCCCGACGAGGCGAAGAAGCTGATCGAGGAGGGCGGCGGGCTCCCCGGCGGCCAGGTCAAGATCTCGTACAACGCGGACACCGGCTCCCACAAGCAGTGGGTCGACGCCGTCTGCAACTCCGTCAACAACGCCCTCGACAACGAGAAGGCCTGCGTCGGCAACCCGGTCGGCACCTTCGCCGACTTCCGCAACCAGATCACCCAGCAGAAGATCAGCGGCCCGTTCCGCGCCGGCTGGCAGATGGACTACCCGCTCATCCAGAACTTCCTCCAGCCGCTCTACTACACCAACGCCTCCTCCAACGACGGCAAGTGGTCCAACGCCGACTTCGACAAGCTCGTCGACGAGGCCAACGCGGAGGAGGACACGGGGACGGCAGTGGAGAAGTTCCAGCAGGCCGAGGAGGTCGTGCGGGACAACATGGCCGCCATCCCGCTCTGGTACCAGAACGGCAGCGCGGGCTACTCGGCGCGCCTCTCCGAGGTCACGCTCAACCCGTTCAGCGTGCCGGTGTACGACCAGATCAAGGTCGGCTGA
- a CDS encoding DUF6113 family protein: protein MTLPPIGRSAAYLGLFLLGAVVGVAGGLLQAAWFPGGLLLSLLAAAGLFLGGSRATGGRAGAVAPAAGWMVSVILLTSTRPEGDFMFGAGVGSYLFLLGGMAVAVMCATLGQVRQPTVPDARLGK, encoded by the coding sequence TTGACGCTGCCCCCCATCGGGCGGAGCGCCGCCTACCTGGGGCTCTTCCTGCTCGGGGCGGTGGTCGGGGTGGCCGGGGGACTGCTCCAAGCCGCCTGGTTCCCGGGCGGTTTGCTGCTGTCGCTGCTGGCCGCGGCCGGACTGTTCCTGGGTGGGTCCCGGGCGACCGGCGGCAGAGCGGGGGCCGTTGCGCCGGCCGCCGGCTGGATGGTCTCCGTCATCCTGCTGACCTCCACGCGGCCGGAGGGCGACTTCATGTTCGGCGCGGGAGTCGGCTCGTACCTCTTCCTGCTCGGTGGCATGGCTGTGGCTGTGATGTGCGCCACCCTTGGGCAGGTGCGGCAACCGACCGTGCCCGACGCCCGACTTGGCAAGTGA
- a CDS encoding ABC transporter ATP-binding protein, which yields MAEPTVAAPTVVEPILEVRGLYKHYPLTQGIVFKKQIGAVKAVDGVDFSLGAGETLGIVGESGCGKSTVAKMLVNLERPTDGAILYKGEDITRLSGRALKAVRRNIQMVFQDPYTSLNPRMTVGDIIGEPFEIHPEVAPKGDRRRKVQDLLDVVGLNPEYINRYPHQFSGGQRQRIGIARGLALRPEIIVADEPVSALDVSVQAQVINLMDQLQGEFGLSYVFIAHDLSIVRHISDRVGVMYLGRIVEIGRDAEIYDHPTHPYTQALLSAVPVPDPEARVHRERIILSGDVPSPTNIPSGCRFRTRCWKAQERCALEVPMLAVPAEFRLATGPAAHDSACHFAEEKQVVPPEEPTEDSLDDHADGVE from the coding sequence ATGGCTGAACCGACCGTGGCCGCACCGACCGTGGTGGAACCGATTCTGGAAGTCCGCGGCCTGTACAAGCACTACCCGCTCACCCAGGGCATCGTCTTCAAGAAGCAGATCGGCGCGGTCAAGGCCGTCGACGGCGTCGACTTCTCCCTCGGCGCGGGCGAGACCCTCGGCATCGTCGGCGAGTCCGGTTGCGGCAAGTCGACGGTCGCGAAGATGCTGGTCAACCTGGAACGGCCGACCGACGGGGCGATCCTGTACAAGGGCGAGGACATCACCAGACTGTCGGGGCGCGCCCTGAAGGCCGTCCGCCGGAACATCCAGATGGTGTTCCAGGACCCCTACACCTCGCTCAACCCCCGGATGACCGTGGGCGACATCATCGGGGAGCCCTTCGAGATCCACCCCGAGGTGGCCCCGAAGGGCGACCGGCGGCGCAAGGTCCAGGACCTCCTGGACGTCGTCGGCCTCAACCCGGAGTACATCAACCGCTACCCGCACCAGTTCTCCGGCGGTCAGCGCCAGCGCATCGGCATCGCCCGCGGGCTGGCGCTCCGCCCCGAGATCATCGTCGCCGACGAACCGGTCTCCGCCCTCGACGTCTCCGTCCAGGCCCAGGTCATCAACCTGATGGACCAGCTCCAGGGCGAGTTCGGACTCTCGTACGTCTTCATCGCACACGACCTGTCGATCGTGCGGCACATCTCCGACCGGGTCGGGGTGATGTACCTCGGCCGGATCGTGGAGATCGGCCGCGACGCCGAGATCTACGACCACCCGACGCACCCCTACACCCAGGCGCTGCTGTCCGCCGTCCCGGTCCCCGACCCGGAGGCGCGGGTGCACCGCGAGCGGATCATCCTGTCCGGCGATGTGCCCTCCCCGACGAACATCCCCTCCGGCTGCCGCTTCCGTACCCGCTGCTGGAAAGCCCAGGAGAGATGCGCCCTTGAGGTGCCGATGCTGGCGGTGCCCGCGGAGTTCCGGCTGGCCACCGGGCCCGCCGCGCATGACTCGGCCTGCCATTTCGCGGAGGAGAAGCAGGTGGTTCCGCCCGAGGAGCCCACGGAGGATTCCTTGGACGATCATGCGGATGGGGTGGAATAG
- a CDS encoding ABC transporter permease: MPEPEPPEPHVTGGQREAEDGAIAATGMGGVMDLATTEGETLEKDLDHDSDADGPSEKPRSLWSDAWRDLRRNPVFIISALIILFLVFISLWPGAITWMSPLKCTLSKAQEGSQAGHPFGFDGQGCDVYTRVVYGARTSVAVGVLATLGVAVLGSVLGALAGFFGGGGDSILSRITDIFFAIPVVLGGLVLLSVVTSNTIWPVIGFMVLLGWPQISRIARGSVITAKQHDYVQAARALGASNSRILLRHITPNAVAPVIVVATIALGTYISLEATLSYLGVGLKPPSVSWGIDISAASPYIRNAPHALLWPSGALAVTVLAFIMLGDAVRDALDPKLR; encoded by the coding sequence ATGCCTGAGCCCGAGCCCCCGGAGCCGCACGTCACGGGCGGCCAACGCGAAGCCGAGGACGGCGCGATCGCCGCGACGGGCATGGGCGGCGTCATGGACCTGGCGACCACCGAGGGGGAGACGCTGGAGAAGGACCTGGACCACGACTCGGACGCCGACGGCCCGTCGGAGAAGCCCCGCAGCCTCTGGTCCGACGCCTGGCGCGACCTGCGCCGCAACCCGGTCTTCATCATCTCCGCGCTGATCATCCTGTTCCTGGTCTTCATCTCCCTGTGGCCCGGGGCCATCACCTGGATGAGCCCCCTCAAGTGCACCCTCTCCAAGGCCCAGGAGGGCTCCCAGGCCGGCCATCCCTTCGGCTTCGACGGCCAGGGCTGCGACGTGTACACGCGCGTGGTCTACGGCGCCCGTACGTCCGTCGCGGTCGGCGTCCTCGCCACCCTCGGGGTCGCCGTCCTCGGCAGCGTCCTCGGTGCTCTCGCGGGCTTCTTCGGCGGTGGCGGCGACTCGATCCTCTCCCGCATCACCGACATCTTCTTCGCCATCCCGGTCGTCCTCGGGGGACTGGTCCTTCTCTCGGTCGTCACCAGCAACACCATCTGGCCGGTCATCGGGTTCATGGTGCTGCTCGGCTGGCCGCAGATCTCCCGTATCGCGCGCGGCTCGGTCATCACCGCCAAGCAGCACGACTACGTGCAGGCCGCCCGCGCCCTCGGCGCCTCCAACTCCCGCATCCTGCTCCGGCACATCACGCCCAACGCCGTGGCCCCGGTCATCGTCGTCGCCACCATCGCGCTCGGCACGTACATCTCCCTGGAGGCGACCCTGTCGTACCTCGGCGTCGGGCTGAAACCGCCCAGCGTGTCCTGGGGCATCGACATCTCGGCCGCCTCGCCGTACATCCGCAACGCCCCGCACGCCCTGCTGTGGCCGTCGGGGGCCCTCGCGGTCACCGTCCTCGCGTTCATCATGCTCGGCGACGCGGTGCGCGACGCCCTCGACCCGAAGCTGAGGTGA
- a CDS encoding S9 family peptidase: protein MTTEPETFPRRHARTQRFSLGAPRAFSVAPDGSRVVFLRSSSGTDRANKLWVLDVGDGEERLAADPFTLLSGASEELSAEERARRERSREGGAGIVGYATDSAVELAAFALSGRLFVAELQAGTARELAVPGPVIDPRPSPDGRYVAYVAQGALRVVEAEGGGDRALAESGPGEASENVTHGLAEFIAAEEMGRSRGYWWSPDSDGLLVARVDDTPVRRWWISDPAEPENAPQRVAYPAAGTANADVRLFLTDLDGVRTEVVWDRARYPYLAHVHWSGAGAPLLLVQARDQRSQLYLAVDPATGATRMVHADEDPHWLDLFPGVPGWSPSGQLVRVADEGGARVLAVGERPLTGPQLHVRAVLDIAADDVLISASAGERAAEPEIGEVHVYRVNELGVERVSQEPGVHSAVRAGGVTVLVSAVPDKAGSQVRVLQDGKRVTTVASYAEDPGFSPRVRFTQGGARRVPCALLMPADYDGDTPLPVLLDPYGGPHGPRVLAAHNAHLTSQWFADQGFAVVVADGRGTPGRSPAWEKAIDGDLTVSLDDQVDALHDLAKSFPLDLTRVAIRGWSYGGWLAGLAVLRRPDVFHAGIAGAPVTDWRLYDTHYTERYLGDPTVSPAEYAKSSLITDDGLSDPAEPHRPLLIVHGTADDNVVFAHALRLSSALLAAGRPHEVLPLSGVTHMTPQEQVAENLLLLQVDFLRRSLGLGQA from the coding sequence ATGACGACCGAGCCCGAGACCTTCCCCCGCCGACACGCCCGGACACAGCGTTTCTCCCTCGGCGCGCCGCGCGCGTTCAGCGTCGCCCCCGATGGTTCCCGAGTGGTGTTCCTGCGGTCCTCGTCCGGCACCGACAGGGCCAACAAACTGTGGGTGCTGGACGTGGGAGACGGCGAGGAGCGGCTCGCCGCCGATCCGTTCACGCTGCTGTCCGGGGCCTCGGAGGAACTGTCCGCCGAGGAGCGTGCGCGGCGTGAGCGCAGCCGTGAGGGCGGTGCCGGAATCGTCGGCTATGCCACCGACTCGGCGGTGGAGTTGGCGGCTTTCGCCTTGTCAGGGCGGCTTTTCGTGGCCGAGCTGCAGGCCGGCACCGCACGTGAACTCGCCGTCCCCGGGCCGGTGATCGACCCGCGCCCCTCCCCCGACGGCCGGTATGTCGCGTACGTCGCCCAGGGCGCCCTGCGGGTGGTCGAGGCCGAGGGCGGGGGCGACCGGGCGCTCGCGGAGAGCGGCCCCGGGGAGGCGTCGGAGAACGTCACGCACGGGCTCGCCGAGTTCATCGCGGCCGAGGAGATGGGGCGTTCGCGCGGCTACTGGTGGTCGCCCGACTCGGACGGGCTGCTGGTGGCGCGCGTGGACGACACGCCGGTGCGCCGCTGGTGGATCTCGGACCCCGCAGAGCCGGAAAACGCTCCGCAGCGGGTCGCGTATCCGGCGGCCGGAACGGCCAACGCGGACGTGCGGCTGTTCCTCACGGACCTCGACGGGGTGCGCACGGAGGTCGTCTGGGACCGGGCCCGCTACCCGTATCTGGCACATGTGCACTGGTCAGGGGCGGGTGCGCCGCTGCTTCTGGTGCAGGCGCGAGATCAGCGCAGCCAGCTGTACCTGGCCGTGGACCCGGCGACCGGGGCGACCCGGATGGTGCACGCCGACGAAGATCCACATTGGCTTGATCTTTTCCCCGGGGTGCCCGGTTGGAGTCCTTCGGGGCAGCTCGTGCGTGTCGCGGACGAGGGCGGCGCGCGGGTGCTGGCGGTGGGCGAACGCCCGCTGACGGGACCGCAGTTGCATGTCCGCGCGGTGCTCGACATCGCCGCCGACGATGTGCTGATCTCGGCTTCCGCGGGCGAGCGGGCTGCCGAGCCGGAGATCGGCGAGGTGCATGTGTACCGCGTGAACGAGCTGGGCGTGGAACGCGTGTCGCAGGAACCCGGCGTGCACTCGGCGGTGCGAGCCGGGGGCGTGACGGTACTCGTCTCAGCCGTGCCCGACAAGGCGGGCAGCCAGGTGCGGGTGCTACAGGACGGCAAACGCGTGACGACCGTGGCGTCTTACGCGGAAGATCCCGGTTTCTCCCCGCGCGTGCGGTTCACACAGGGGGGCGCACGCCGCGTACCGTGCGCCCTGCTTATGCCTGCGGACTACGACGGCGACACTCCCCTGCCGGTCCTTCTCGACCCCTACGGCGGTCCGCACGGCCCCCGGGTGCTGGCGGCGCACAACGCGCACCTCACGTCGCAGTGGTTCGCCGACCAGGGCTTCGCGGTGGTGGTCGCCGACGGGCGCGGCACCCCCGGCCGCTCCCCCGCCTGGGAGAAGGCGATCGACGGAGACCTCACGGTGTCGCTGGACGACCAGGTGGACGCCCTGCACGACCTCGCGAAGTCCTTCCCGCTGGACCTGACCAGGGTGGCGATCCGCGGCTGGTCGTACGGCGGCTGGCTGGCCGGGCTCGCCGTACTGCGCCGCCCGGACGTCTTCCACGCGGGCATCGCGGGCGCCCCCGTCACCGACTGGCGGCTGTACGACACGCACTACACGGAGCGGTATCTGGGCGACCCGACCGTGTCCCCGGCGGAGTACGCGAAGAGTTCGCTGATCACGGACGACGGCCTGTCCGACCCCGCCGAGCCGCACCGCCCGCTGCTGATCGTGCACGGCACCGCCGACGACAACGTGGTCTTCGCGCACGCCCTGCGGCTGTCCTCCGCCTTGCTCGCGGCCGGCCGACCGCATGAGGTGCTCCCGCTCTCCGGGGTCACGCACATGACCCCGCAGGAACAGGTCGCGGAGAACCTGCTGCTGCTCCAGGTGGACTTCCTGCGGCGTTCGCTGGGGCTGGGCCAGGCGTAA
- a CDS encoding VOC family protein has translation MHPAHPTAHPSIHSITFDTTGDPYYVGLFWSRLLGRPLDEDDKPGDPAAVIADPAGGPRLLFIQVPEGKTVKNRVHFDLKPNGRTRAEEVERALGLGARLVADHTRPDGGGWVLLADPEGNEFCVERGESG, from the coding sequence ATGCACCCCGCACATCCGACAGCCCACCCCTCCATCCACAGCATCACCTTCGACACCACCGGTGACCCGTACTACGTCGGGCTCTTCTGGAGTCGGTTGCTCGGTCGTCCGCTGGACGAGGACGACAAGCCGGGGGACCCGGCGGCGGTGATCGCGGACCCGGCCGGTGGGCCGAGGCTGCTCTTCATCCAGGTGCCCGAGGGCAAGACGGTGAAGAACCGGGTGCACTTCGACCTGAAGCCGAACGGGCGCACCCGGGCCGAGGAGGTCGAGCGGGCGCTCGGGCTCGGGGCCCGGCTCGTCGCGGACCACACGCGTCCCGACGGTGGGGGCTGGGTTCTCCTCGCGGATCCCGAGGGCAACGAATTCTGTGTGGAGCGGGGCGAGTCGGGGTGA
- a CDS encoding helix-turn-helix domain-containing protein encodes MTVPSDRDRNVEPVGGLSESFGAAVRARRLEMGLTQENLASRAGMSQGALSRLEHGRGVPTLPSLERLAEAMESNLLISLSPSGAVQVAFRAPRPQSVRGPVGTVGGVPSQRPAGGLPSPRPAGGLPSPRPAGGVPSPRPADGVSRPRPASGVPSPRPAGGAPYSWRNGGTRPTSLSRLHLPR; translated from the coding sequence ATGACTGTTCCGTCGGATCGCGATCGCAATGTCGAGCCCGTGGGCGGGCTGTCCGAGTCCTTCGGTGCGGCTGTGCGCGCCCGGCGCCTGGAAATGGGCCTCACGCAGGAGAACCTCGCGTCGCGGGCCGGTATGAGCCAGGGCGCCCTGTCCCGGCTCGAGCACGGCAGGGGCGTACCGACCCTGCCCTCGCTGGAGCGGCTCGCGGAGGCCATGGAGTCGAACCTGCTGATCTCCCTGTCGCCGTCCGGCGCGGTCCAGGTGGCCTTCAGGGCGCCGCGACCGCAGTCCGTGCGGGGGCCGGTCGGTACCGTCGGCGGCGTACCGTCGCAGCGTCCGGCAGGCGGCCTACCGTCTCCGCGCCCGGCGGGCGGCCTACCGTCTCCGCGCCCGGCGGGCGGGGTGCCCTCCCCGCGCCCGGCAGATGGCGTGTCCCGCCCGCGCCCGGCAAGTGGTGTCCCTTCCCCGCGCCCCGCAGGCGGCGCACCCTACTCATGGCGGAACGGCGGCACCCGCCCCACCTCTCTCTCCCGCCTTCACCTTCCCCGCTGA